From the genome of Antennarius striatus isolate MH-2024 chromosome 19, ASM4005453v1, whole genome shotgun sequence, one region includes:
- the LOC137613043 gene encoding protein NLRC3-like produces the protein MSRREDGAVGEHEIKNKPERSSSAISMHSMDPPIVFLPSTPSKPQLQLRSDSPKPSCRSAKSDQSKGLSPEFGPETPLDMLGHEDNSSIDGEIPPQQFNLGSIFKQLEDNIAIFAKNELKWFQKVLSSDIMEHSESQCEDDDRRRRTSSKEAFLKIALDTLRAMKQENLADVLQMKTVAPVFQSKLKSNITKKFQRVSEGIPKAGTSTLLNQIFTELYITEGGVARFYEEHECTQIEAKKTTGQETTIRCEDIFKVTAGRDEPSRLVMTKGVAGIGKTVLTEKFSLDWAEGKANQDIQFVFPFTFRELNVLREKKYSLVELVQQLFSGAKEAGIYRFEEFWVVFIFDGLDECRLPLDFTNNEMVTDVTKSTSIDVLLTNLIEGNLLPSARVWITSRPAAANQIPPKCVDMVTEVRGFADPQKEEYFKKRFRDEKQASRIISHIKTSRSLQVMCQIPIFCWITASVLEDEIKTGDKDLPKTLTEMYIHFLVVQLIVKGSKWDRRAETNPLWNEKNRKMIASLGKLAFNQLQHGNLIFYESDLGECDIDIKEASVYSGLVTQIFREERGLYQDKVFCFVHLSVQEFLAALHVHQTFINNGVNLLEEQTTKWWSGIERVVKSKLAHFYEGAVNKALQSPNGHLDLFLRFLLGLSLRTNQSLLQGLLKQTKRGSDVSQNTIKYIKKIIFESLSERYINLFHCLNELRDHSLEDDIQQYLSSGSLCTEKFTPAQWSTLVFILVSSENVLDVFDLRKYGASEEALLRLLPVVKTSKIALMNGCKLTWKSCEALMRVLSCQPSSLRELDLSNNDLQDEGVMLLSSGLKSPHCTLEVLRLSGCLVTKEGCMCLVSALRSNPSHLRELDLSYNHPGDSGMAMLSVILDDPNWRLETLRIENCGEMKLAPGMRKFGCKLTLDPDTAYRKLKLSDDNKTVETVKEYQPYPDHPDRFDYYCQLLCTNELTGRCIWEVEWTGAVTIAVTYRGIRRKGNGISCSFGKNRQSWSLTCSSAGYSVSHNLKVTLIRFSSVSNRAAVYVDCPAGTLSFFEVSNGNFIPLHTFNTTFTEPVYPGFGIGIGMGIPSSGSVTLCDT, from the exons ATGTCTCGACGGGAGGATGGAGCAGTTGGAGAACATGAGATCAAGAACAAACCTGAAAG GTCATCGTCTGCCATTAGCATGCATTCCATGGACCCTCCTATAGTTTTCCTCCCATCGACTCCATCTAAACCACA ACTGCAGCTGAGATCAGACTCTCCTAAACCCAGCTGTCGGTCAGCAAAGAGTGATCAGTCTAAGGGACTTTCTCCAGAGTTTGGACCAGAAACCCCTTTGGACATGCT AGGTCATGAGGATAATTCCTCCATCGATGGTGAAATACCTCCACAGCAGTTCAACCTAGGATCCATATTCAAG CAACTTGAAGATAACATTGCTATTTTTGCAAAGAACGAACTCAAATGGTTTCAGAAGGTTCTGAGTTCAGACATCATGGAACACTCAGAAAGCCAATGTGAAGACGACgaccggaggaggaggacgagcaGCAAGGAGGCTTTCCTGAAGATCGCACTGGACACCCTGAGGGCAATGAAGCAAGAGAACCTGGCAGATGTCCTGCAGATGA AGACTGTGGCACCGGTGTTCCAGAGTAAGCTCAAATCTAACATCACAAAGAAGTTCCAGCGTGTTTCTGAGGGGATCCCCAAAGCAGGAACCTCAACCCTTCTGAATCAGATCTTCACAGAGCTCTACATCACAGAGGGGGGGGTGGCCAGGTTCTACGAGGAACATGAGTGCACACAGATTGAAGCCAAGAAAACAACCGGACAGGAAACAACAATTAGATGTGAAGACATATTTAAAGTTACAGCTGGAAGAGATGAACCAAGCAGACTGGTGATGACAAAGGGAGTTGCTGGTATTGGAAAAACGGTCTTGACTGAGAAGTTCAGTCTGGACTGGGCTGAAGGCAAAGCCAACCAGGACATACAGTTTGTGTTTCCATTCACGTTCAGGGAGCTGAATGTtctgagagagaaaaagtaCAGCTTAGTAGAACTTGTTCAACAATTGTTCTCTGGAGCCAAAGAAGCAGGAATCTACAGGTTTGAAGAATTCTGGGTTGTATTCATCTTTGACGGTCTGGACGAGTGTCGACTTCCCCTGGACTTCACCAACAACGAGATGGTGACGGATGTCACAAAGTCCACCTCCATAGATGTGCTGCTAACAAACCTCATTGAAGGGAATCTGCTTCCCTCTGCTCGTGTCTGGATAACCTCACGTCCTGCAGCGGCCAATCAAATCCCTCCTAAGTGTGTCGACATGGTGACAGAAGTTCGAGGGTTTGCTGATCCACAgaaggaggagtattttaaaaaaagattcagaGATGAAAAGCAGGCCAGCAGAATCATTTCCCACATCAAGACTTCCAGAAGCCTCCAAGTCATGTGTCAAATCCCCATCTTCTGCTGGATCACTGCTTCGGTCCTGGAGGATGAGATAAAAACTGGGGACAAAGATCTTCCCAAGACCCTGACGGAGATGTACATCCACTTCCTGGTGGTTCAACTGATTGTGAAAGGTAGCAAGTGGGATAGACGAGCTGAGACAAATCCTCTTTGGAAtgaaaagaacagaaagatGATAGCATCTCTGGGAAAGCTGGCTTTTAATCAGCTCCAGCACGGCAACTTGATCTTCTATGAATCCGACCTAGGGGAGTGTGATATCGACATCAAAGAAGCATCAGTGTACTCGGGGTTGGTCACACAGATCTTTAGAGAGGAGAGAGGGCTGTACCAGGACAAGGTGTTCTGCTTCGTACATCTGAGCGTTCAGGAATTTCTAGCTGCTCTTCATGTACATCAGACTTTCATCAACAATGGGGTCAATCTACTGGAAGAACAAACAACCAAATGGTGGTCTGGTATCGAACGTGTAGTCAAAAGTAAATTGGCACACTTCTATGAAGGTGCTGTGAACAAGGCCTTGCAGAGTCCAAATGGACACCTGGACCTGTTCCTTCGCTTCCTCCTGGGTCTTTCACTGCGGACTAATCAAAGTCTTCTACAAGGTCTGCTGAAACAGACCAAAAGAGGCTCAGATGTCAgtcaaaatacaataaaatacatcaaGAAAATCATCTTTGAGAGTCTTTCAGAAAGATACATCAATCTTTTCCATTGTCTGAATGAACTGAGGGATCATTCGCTAGAGGACGATATTCAGCAATACCTGAGTTCAGGTAGTCTCTGTACAGAAAAATTCACTCCTGCTCAATGGTCAACTCTGGTATTCATCTTAGTGTCATCAGAAAATGTTCTGGATGTGTTTGACCTAAGGAAATATGGTGCTTCAGAGGAAGCTCTCCTGAGGCTCCTACCAGTGGTCAAAACCTCAAAAATAGCTCT GATGAACGGCTGCAAACTGACATGGAAGAGTTGTGAAGCTCTGATGAGGGTTCTGAGCTGTCAGCCCAGTAGTCTGAGAGAACTGGACCTGAGTAACAATGACCTGCAGGACGAAGGAGTGATGCTGCTTTCTTCAGGACTGAAGAGTCCACATTGTACTCTGGAAGTTCTCAG GCTTTCAGGCTGTCTGGTCACAAAAGAAGGATGCATGTGTCTGGTTTCAGCGCTGAGGTCCAACCCGTCCCATCTGAGAGAGCTGGACCTCAGCTACAATCATCCAGGGGACTCTGGAATGGCGATGCTGTCTGTCATCCTGGACGATCCAAACTGGAGACTGGAGACACTCCG AATCGAAAATTGTGGGGAGATGAAACTAGCACCCGGTATGAGAAAGT TTGGCTGTAAACTCACTCTGGACCCTGACACGGCATACAGGAAGCTCAAGCTGTCTGATGACAACAAGACTGTGGAGACAGTGAAAGAGTACCAACCCTACCCTGACCACCCAGACCGGTTCGACTACTACTGCCAGCTGCTGTGCACCAACGAGCTGACTGGTCGGTGCATCTGGGAGGTGGAGTGGACCGGGGCGGTCACCATCGCCGTGACATATAGAGGGATCAGACGGAAAGGCAACGGCATCAGCTGTAGTTTTGGAAAGAACCGACAGTCGTGGAGTCTGACCTGCTCGAGTGCCGGATACTCTGTTAGCCACAATTTAAAGGTGACCCTCATCCGGTTCTCCTCCGTGTCCAACAGAGCAGCGGTGTATGTGGACTGTCCCGCCGGTACTCTGTCCTTCTTTGAAGTCTCCAACGGCAACTTCATCCCCCTCCACACCTTCAACACCACCTTCACTGAACCGGTGTACCCGGGGTTTGGGATTGGGATTGGGATGGGCATCCCGTCCTCTGGTTCCGTGACTCTGTGCGATACCTAG